The Paenibacillus polymyxa M1 DNA segment GCGTACTCTCTGATTATGTTGCTTATTTTTCTTCGAAGGAAGATGAAATACTTCCCGCAATAGATAACATAATCGAGGCGGCTAATCGATACAATATAAATGTAGATCATATACTTGCATTGTTTGAAGTAGAAATTCAATCTTTTTTGAATGAAAAAAATCGGGTAGGAGTATATACTCAACAAATTATTCTAGAACGTTTTACTCATTTCTCCAATGAATTAGCAAAATACTATTTAAATAAAGGGATTTATTCAGAAGGTTTTCGTTTTTTGTTGAGTTGTTTGGAAAAATCTACAGTTATTAATAATAAATCATATATAATCAAATGTGTAAGACTCTATGAGTCTTATCAGGAATATGCATCATCTGAAACAAAGGCAGTGTATAGAAAGTTGATTAAAGAGGTGGAGGAAGATGAAGATGAAGCGTAAAATTATTCTAACCTTATGGGTGACTAGTTTTCTAGTATTGACGATAATGGTTCCTCCTTTCCAATATCAAGATGATGGGTTTAATTACGAACCGACAGGACACCACGGAGGAATCTAAGAATAAAAAGTCTCCAGTATAAGGCACAGTAGAACCTAAAAAAATTACTATTATTAAGTGGTTAGACGGAATGATCCGTCTAACCTTTTTATTATCTGTTTTGCTGTATATAAGCAATATGAGGAAATCTTCTTTTGAGAAATATATGTAAAAAGTGCAAAAATGTAATGTGTGTTGTTGTACACAACTAAAGGGTGTATGGCTTTATTCTAAAAGACGATACAACTATGGGTGATAAAGTGATTTTTACTAACCATTTCTCTATTACATCGTTTAATTTTATATTATATATCGAGTCTACGTTGAAAGGGTGGTTTATCTATGGAGATCACACCTACGATTAGAGCAGAAGTACAAACCTATCTGATACGGAAAAGCTTAACCATGACCGAGTTTGGTCACATGATTGATTTGAATGTAGGAACAGTTAGTGGCATTGTGACGGGCAACCGATCAATTTCAGTTCACCAGCTAGATCGCATCACTATGGGAATGAATTTACCACCAGATTATTTTTATGAACGTTATATTGATGAATGTATTGAAGAAGAACCGCTCAACTGGCGAAGAATCAGTCCTTTTTTGTACCGCTGCGTGGAGCTAGGACGACTTGATTGCTTGCGAAGAGTTGTAGGTATGTTGCTAGATAATCCTGTTTATCTTCCTTCACTTTTTGAAGTAGCCGAGGATTCTTATAAAAAAGGTTATACTGAAGCAGCGGCGTTCCTTTATGAAAATGTGGCAGAAGGGGAAAAGTATCAGTATTCAGAACGATTAGCCGTTTGCCAGTATCGATTGTTTACGATTCGTATTGGAGACGATCAAGAGAAAAACTATGATGCAGCCATTCAATTTGAGCCTTACGTTGAACGGTTAGATGAGATAGATCAGTTAGAGGCATTAAAAGACTTGGCGAATACATACCGCTCGTTACGAAAATGGGACAAATTAGAATTATTCGCTAAAGCACTTGGAGACAAGGCTAAGATTCAATACAATTTGGAACAAAAACGGCATCATATGAATAAAGACAATTCGAAGAAACCCAAATTTCCTTTGTTTGCGTATTGGGCATTCTCGCATTTGCTTCGGGCAGAAGCTTGTGAAGGAAGGAAAGACTATGAGCAAGCACTTCAGCATACTTATGCTTACGCCGATTTGAGTTGGGTGAATGCTACAGATGAAACTGCTTTGAAGTGGAAGAGGCAATATGAAGACTGGGCAGTAGTAAATACGTATGCAAATAAGCTTCTTTCTGGTGATAAGGGCGTTCTTCTTAATTATGTAAATTATATTTCTTCAAGAAAAGAGGAAGTTCTTCCCGCGCTTGATAATATGCTTGAAGCGGCAAATCGATATCATTTTGATGTAGATGATATTTTAATACAATTTGAAGGAGAAATTATCTCCTTTCTGGAGCGGGAAAAAGTGGAAGGGTTGTATACTCAACGCTTCATAACGGAGCGATATACTGATTTCTCGAGGGAATTAGCAATCTATCTTTTGCGTAAAGGGAAGTTTTCAGACGGTTTTACATTTTTGCTCAGCTGTTTGGAAAGGTCCGCTGAAGTTAATAACAAAATACAAGCAATTAGATGTATGAGGTTGTTTACACATTTTAAAGAACATGCATCTTTTCATACAAGGACAGTCTATGGAAATTTAATTAAAGTGGTTAATGAAGATGAAGAGTAAGTTGATTCCACCATTCCAGTTTATGTTAGTAGCAGTGGAAGCACCTCCTATTGCGCATTGAGAGAATGGCTCGAATTACAGACCAACGGGTCACCACGTGGCAGTCTGAGAATAAAATGCTCTCAAGTTCAAAATCACAGCCATTAGAAGGAGTAAGAGTATGAAGACAGATAAAATAAATGATACCTACTATGCTGGATTTGAAGGAGAACCAGAAATAAGAGTGATTTATATAAATTCAGATGAAAGCTATGCATTGAAGATATGGAATGGATACTTTGAAACATTATTGGGCTGCTTGATTCAAATAGAGTCTGTACAAAGTAATATACTAAGTGAGTATGATGCTCACGAAGGCTGGTATGAGGAAAGTCGTTGGGAAGTGAAAAATATTAGAGAGACTCTACATTTGTTTGATTCATTTGATATTAAAAATTTGACCGAGGAAGAAGCGAAAAGTTTAACTAATATATTACCTGTACTTCCTTGCCTTAAGGACAATATAATTATATTGTTACAGAAAGCCATCAATAGAAACGGCAATGTGTTCATTGAGTATGATTAATATTTTATAAGCTTGCGCCTTTGACATAAAATGAGGACAGGCTTTTTTAAAATAGTTAGTCAATCAAATAAAGGGTACGAGTTTCTGAATACAGCAAACAACAATATCATCCATGATAAAATGGCTGTGCCTCGATAGGCTAATATAACTTGAGTAGGAGCAAGCTTAAAGTAGTTCTACCTGTGACGCAATATTTGCTTTGAACCGTCAATAAAGAAAAGGAGCTATTGCGATTGGTCGGCTCCTTTTGCTTTAGGATTATTCTGGGGGATATACTTATTTCCTTTTATACATAAAAAAACGATAGTATAGACCACTCCAGCAATGAGGCTTAGTAGAAACGAGATGGATAAAGTTCTGAAAATAAAAGTAGAAGTGGGTACTGTATAAAACTTAAATATACCGTTGACTGAAGAACTCATAGTTGGCCCTTTGATAAAGGAATAATATATTCCTACAAAAAAACCATAAGACAAATACTTAATTAGATTTTTTTCAAATTTACTCATTTACTAGCCTCCAATAAGGTTTATGGAAAAGGATAATTTTTGTACTATGAAACCATTCAAATTAGTATAGGGAAAGCCTGGTGATTAAAAGAAATCCTTGTTAAGCTAACGAGAAACGTTAGGTCAATGACAACAGGGGCGGACACAAGATTTTATTTATCAAGTCTTGTGTCCGCCGCTGCTCCTTTATTATACTGGTCCATATTTAGCTGGTGTTAGATCTGGAAGAGAAGAATTATGGTTTTTTCTTGGTTTTAGGCAATACTTCGACTGCTATCTCAGCCCATTTGACAGAGCCGTACGGTGAACTACCTCCCACGAATACATCTGGGCTTAGAATATTGACCAAATAAGTACCAGGTTTTTGAATAACGACAGAACCGCTAAAGGATTTATCCTGTTTGAGGGGAATAACGGTCTTTTTTTCAACTTCAACAAAATCACCGTTTTGAAATGCTGCCACTCCAAAAGAAACTTCATTGCTTTGGATATACGTGTCCATCACGACTCCAGCAATTGCTATTGAATCTCCAGCCTTTACACGGAGATATCCCTGGCTCGGTTTGGTAAAGCGGATGTCTTGCTCGTTACCGGCATGATTGTATCTGATAGGAACGGATGATGGGTTTAATACTTTGCGATGGACCATTATCTTAACAGATCCTTTATCATTAGTGTGAATTTCTAATGGATTTGGACCGGGACGAAGTTCTACTGAGTATTCAATCCGCTGAAATGTTTGTCCATTCATTATAATCGGCTTTCCAATGTTTTTTTCTTTTCCCTTAAACGTGCTAATGCTACCTCCGATAGAGCTTGTCATGCCACCGTCTCCTGTATTCACCATAAGATAAGCATGCCCGAACTCTTTTTGCACTAATGCGCTAAAAGTGATATTTTCCTTATCCGTTGTGTACGTTGGGTGAAGCGCTTTGATTATTTTATCGTTCCAGGTCCAGTGCATGATACCATTATTCCATGTATAAATTATTCCCATCTTAGACAGGAATGACACTGGAATATACAATTGGCCGTTTTTCATAAACGTTTTAGGAATTGACTCATCTAGTGCTGTCATTTTTCCGTCGAAGTAACTGTAAATCTTTGATTGGTTAGGCATCAATCGTAATGAGGAAAATGGTACCGAGTTCCCAGTGTTAAACTCCGCCCACGTACTGCCTGTCTTTGCATCCCACTTGATGGTTGCCAAATGAGCTGTTTCCAGCCATTTGAACGGGAAATATAAGTGATTATTTCTTTTCAGCAGGGGAGCGGTCTTTATGGAGACGAAATCCAGCGATAAAGAAGATTTGTTCAATTCGGCAGTCAGTTGGTGCGGAACCAGATAGAACACAGCCGCATCCTCTACTACAACGGGAAGATTGGAAGTTGAATTCTCCGCATAACTCAGAGCCGTTGGAAGCAGGCCAGAAATTAGAAGGCAGGAAGATACAAGTAGAGAAACAAAAATTCGTCTCATTGAATAAACACCTGATTTCATTTTTTTATCATATATACCAGAAAAACGAAAAAAAGTTGCACAGATATAAGTATTTTATTCTGACCATTAGCCTTTTTAAATAACTTAGTTCTTTCATTCAACTACTTTCTTATTTTGTTTTATGACAAGCTTTATGATACTTCGACACGACTTTTACTATAAGATAAAAAAGACTAATTTACTTTGGAGGTGTCTGTTTGGAGTTATTTCTATTTATACTTAATATTTTAGTTATCCTCCTTTCTATTGCTGGCGGAGTGCTTTTAATTGGATTAGTGTACAGAGGATATGTACTACTAGGTTTACTTATTGCTGAGAAAAAGAGAAGAATAACGGATCAATCTCAAAATCAGGCTTGACTATTAGCCCAACATCCGATGGCGGTTACATTCAATGAGAATGTCTGCTTTATAGCGGCTACGCTTGTTGCCATTGGCATATCAATCCCTCCTCAAAATGAGTGCAAAAAAGCCGCCATAGCTTTGGCGGCCGTGATTGGTATGTTTATACCGATTATAAAGTTGAGAAATCCAAGCGGACGTCCAAAGTCAACACGGAGTCAATGCTTCGCTTCAACTTTTTCAGCGCAGGATGAATCGAGCGTTTGCTCTTATTCGTCCCGATCATTCTCGAAAAAGCTACGCTGCATCAAAATTTTGACAGTTTGAATATCGGCCTCAAAATCTTGCGAATCCCAAAAGCAAATACAGTCATTGCGGTCCATGAGCTGCGCATATTCTGGATGTATTGATCGTTGATTATATAAGTCCGAGTGGAAGAAGGGCTCTTCAGACCGAACGCTTCCCACTTCGCCGGATCATTCGAACTTCCGAGCCTTACAAGCATATTCGCTGAC contains these protein-coding regions:
- a CDS encoding helix-turn-helix domain-containing protein yields the protein MEITPTIRAEVQTYLIRKSLTMTEFGHMIDLNVGTVSGIVTGNRSISVHQLDRITMGMNLPPDYFYERYIDECIEEEPLNWRRISPFLYRCVELGRLDCLRRVVGMLLDNPVYLPSLFEVAEDSYKKGYTEAAAFLYENVAEGEKYQYSERLAVCQYRLFTIRIGDDQEKNYDAAIQFEPYVERLDEIDQLEALKDLANTYRSLRKWDKLELFAKALGDKAKIQYNLEQKRHHMNKDNSKKPKFPLFAYWAFSHLLRAEACEGRKDYEQALQHTYAYADLSWVNATDETALKWKRQYEDWAVVNTYANKLLSGDKGVLLNYVNYISSRKEEVLPALDNMLEAANRYHFDVDDILIQFEGEIISFLEREKVEGLYTQRFITERYTDFSRELAIYLLRKGKFSDGFTFLLSCLERSAEVNNKIQAIRCMRLFTHFKEHASFHTRTVYGNLIKVVNEDEE
- a CDS encoding copper amine oxidase N-terminal domain-containing protein; translated protein: MKSGVYSMRRIFVSLLVSSCLLISGLLPTALSYAENSTSNLPVVVEDAAVFYLVPHQLTAELNKSSLSLDFVSIKTAPLLKRNNHLYFPFKWLETAHLATIKWDAKTGSTWAEFNTGNSVPFSSLRLMPNQSKIYSYFDGKMTALDESIPKTFMKNGQLYIPVSFLSKMGIIYTWNNGIMHWTWNDKIIKALHPTYTTDKENITFSALVQKEFGHAYLMVNTGDGGMTSSIGGSISTFKGKEKNIGKPIIMNGQTFQRIEYSVELRPGPNPLEIHTNDKGSVKIMVHRKVLNPSSVPIRYNHAGNEQDIRFTKPSQGYLRVKAGDSIAIAGVVMDTYIQSNEVSFGVAAFQNGDFVEVEKKTVIPLKQDKSFSGSVVIQKPGTYLVNILSPDVFVGGSSPYGSVKWAEIAVEVLPKTKKKP